One window of the Camelus ferus isolate YT-003-E chromosome 12, BCGSAC_Cfer_1.0, whole genome shotgun sequence genome contains the following:
- the LOC102517818 gene encoding LOW QUALITY PROTEIN: ADP-ribosylation factor 4-like (The sequence of the model RefSeq protein was modified relative to this genomic sequence to represent the inferred CDS: inserted 1 base in 1 codon), translating to MGLTISSLFSRLFGKKQMHILMVGLDAAGKTTILYKLKLGEIVTTIPTIGFNVETVEYKNICFLVWDVGGQDKIRSLWRRYFQNTQGLIFVLDSNDHERXQERTEELQKMLQEDELRDVVLLLFANKQDLPNVMAISEMTDKLGLQSLCNRIWYVQATCATQGTSLYEGLDWLSNELSKR from the exons ATGGGCCTCAccatctcctccctcttctcccgcCTGTTCGGCAAGAAGCAGATGCATATTTTGATGGTTGGATTGGATGCTGCTGGCAAGACGACCATTCTGTATAAACTGAAGTTAGGGGAGATAGTCACCACCATTCCTACCATTGGTTTTAATGTGGAAACAGTAGAATATAAGAACATTTGTTTCCTGGTATGGGATGTTGGTGGTCAAGATAAAATTAGGTCTCTCTGGAGGCGTTACTTCCAGAACACCCAGGGCCTTATTTTTGTGTTAGATAGCAATGATCATGAAA ATCAGGAAAGAACAGAAGAGCTGCAGAAAATGCTTCAGGAAGATGAGTTGCGAGATGTGGTGTTGCTGCTTTTTGCAAACAAACAGGATTTGCCAAATGTTATGGCCATTAGTGAAATGACAGATAAATTAGGTCTTCAGTCTCTCTGTAACAGAATATGGTATGTTCAAGCCACTTGTGCTACACAAGGAACCAGTCTGTATGAGGGACTTGACTGGCTGTCAAATGAGCTTTCAAAACGTTAA